TATCGTGAATCGCAATAGCTGCCCAAGTACCAAATGTTTGTTGGCTGAGTTCAAGCGCGTGACCAATCATCGGGAACAAAAATAGAGCAACCGAGTTCAACACGAATACAGTGGCTAATGCCAAGCCAATCTGTTCATCGTCTGCTTTGATCGCGGGTGCCACAGCTGCTATCGCGCTACCACCACAAATCGCGGTACCAGATGAGATAAGGTAGCCCGTTGTGCGGTCTAGCCCCATTCGCTTAGCCAAGAACCAACCAATAACTAATGTACCGATAATCGTCGTTACAATGAGCCCAATACCATCGCCTGTTACTGCTAATGCTTTTTCAAACTGAATACCAAAACCTAAGCCAACAATAGAGTAGGCCAGTAGCTTTTTGGTGAGTTTGCCGACTTCCAAGTGTTCAGGGACTAACCCTAAACTAGCAAGTAGGAAACCGATAACCAGGGCTGTCGGTGAGCTAACCCAAGGCGTTAAGCAAAACAGTGCAGCAAGATAAAATGGAACGG
The Vibrio kanaloae genome window above contains:
- a CDS encoding YeiH family protein — encoded protein: MNLKKSVPFYLAALFCLTPWVSSPTALVIGFLLASLGLVPEHLEVGKLTKKLLAYSIVGLGFGIQFEKALAVTGDGIGLIVTTIIGTLVIGWFLAKRMGLDRTTGYLISSGTAICGGSAIAAVAPAIKADDEQIGLALATVFVLNSVALFLFPMIGHALELSQQTFGTWAAIAIHDTSSVVGAASAYGEEALTTATTLKLARALWIIPIALVSAMIFKNGQKKITVPYFIFFYCAAIAVSDLLPQFEMVYQGIFDVSKRALVVCLFLIGCGISVEKLKAAGPKPLMFGITMWVMISTGSLAWLTLA